A stretch of Deinococcus gobiensis I-0 DNA encodes these proteins:
- a CDS encoding HU family DNA-binding protein, producing MPGMTKKSTKAAPKAAPKATPKATPAPVAAAPVERNKLAKTQLADLIAEKSGLTRKQSSEMFDATVEIILDALKSGKVVGLPGLGTLSVKETAARTGVRPGTSEKIQIPAGKKVAFKVAVTLKDAL from the coding sequence ATGCCGGGTATGACGAAAAAGTCGACGAAGGCCGCGCCCAAGGCCGCACCGAAAGCCACCCCCAAGGCTACCCCTGCGCCGGTGGCCGCCGCGCCGGTGGAACGGAACAAGCTCGCGAAAACGCAACTGGCGGACCTGATCGCCGAGAAGTCCGGCCTGACGCGCAAGCAGAGTAGCGAGATGTTCGATGCGACGGTCGAAATCATTCTCGACGCGCTCAAGAGTGGGAAAGTGGTCGGGCTGCCGGGTCTGGGCACCTTGAGTGTCAAGGAGACGGCGGCGCGCACGGGCGTCCGCCCAGGGACGAGCGAGAAGATTCAGATCCCCGCTGGCAAGAAGGTCGCCTTCAAGGTCGCGGTGACCCTCAAAGACGCGCTGTAA
- the nucS gene encoding endonuclease NucS, whose amino-acid sequence MIRDQLLSPAPADLAAFLNRYTRSRDCLVQVAGLAEVTYQGRAASTADVGTYLVLIKQDGSLQIHHPTGIKPMNWQPKTDSITARVDEDVCMLLASRRSPEELVQVVFLEPQMALALELAQAGGFVLQGSEAQMQQTLAEHPELIEPGLRVLNRELMVESGGIDLYAQDAQGRYVVVELKRGRATQHAVSQLARYVRSVEQKLGKRAVVRGILAAPSITTPARLELESRGLEFREVSALPSATAPVGSASAQPSLFD is encoded by the coding sequence GTGATCCGTGACCAGCTGCTCTCCCCTGCCCCAGCCGACCTCGCGGCGTTCCTCAACCGCTACACGCGCTCACGGGACTGCCTGGTGCAGGTGGCCGGGCTCGCGGAGGTGACCTATCAAGGCCGGGCAGCGAGTACCGCCGACGTGGGGACGTATCTGGTGCTCATCAAGCAGGACGGGAGTCTCCAGATTCATCATCCGACGGGCATCAAGCCGATGAACTGGCAGCCGAAGACGGATAGCATCACCGCGCGGGTGGATGAGGATGTCTGCATGCTGCTGGCCTCGCGGCGCAGCCCGGAGGAACTGGTGCAGGTGGTCTTCCTGGAGCCCCAGATGGCCCTCGCGCTGGAGCTGGCACAGGCCGGAGGCTTTGTACTCCAGGGGTCAGAGGCACAGATGCAGCAGACCTTGGCGGAGCACCCGGAGTTGATCGAGCCGGGCTTGCGGGTGCTGAACCGGGAGCTGATGGTCGAGTCGGGTGGCATCGACCTGTACGCCCAGGACGCGCAGGGGCGGTATGTGGTGGTGGAATTGAAGCGCGGCCGGGCCACGCAACATGCGGTGTCGCAGCTCGCGCGGTATGTGCGGTCGGTGGAGCAGAAGTTGGGGAAGCGGGCAGTGGTGCGGGGCATCCTGGCCGCACCGTCCATCACGACGCCGGCGCGGCTGGAGTTGGAGAGCCGAGGCCTGGAGTTCCGAGAAGTTTCGGCATTGCCGAGTGCCACGGCACCCGTAGGAAGCGCGTCCGCGCAACCCTCGCTCTTCGACTGA
- a CDS encoding PRTRC system ThiF family protein, producing MHRITFDPYKRIEITLIGVGGTGSLLLTHLLRVDVAIRQLGGAGLHIRAFDPDVVSVTNLTRQNFAPADVGRYKVIALIERCNLYAGRAWEAFPRRAEPADFAQGNHVVISCVDSGKSRREIYEAMQGRHVHYWLDCGNERDTGQVVLGQLRGGPERLLHILDRDATRMQGREVNTPSCSAAEALTRQSLFINPHIALEAAELIGKLILHGETKHGAVFVNLTGTVRNVALEVPETKPSKKKKERPLLPLRKPRTPRAARARPVGE from the coding sequence ATGCACCGCATCACCTTCGATCCCTACAAGCGCATCGAGATCACCCTGATCGGCGTCGGCGGCACCGGCAGCCTCCTGCTGACCCATCTCCTCCGCGTGGACGTGGCGATCCGCCAACTCGGGGGCGCAGGCCTGCACATCCGCGCCTTCGATCCGGACGTCGTGAGCGTCACGAACCTCACCCGCCAGAACTTCGCGCCGGCCGACGTCGGCCGGTACAAGGTCATCGCCCTCATCGAGCGCTGCAACCTGTACGCCGGGCGGGCGTGGGAGGCCTTCCCCCGCCGGGCTGAGCCCGCCGACTTCGCCCAGGGCAACCACGTCGTGATCAGCTGCGTCGATTCCGGCAAGAGTCGCCGGGAGATCTACGAGGCCATGCAGGGCCGGCACGTGCACTACTGGCTGGACTGCGGGAACGAGCGGGACACTGGACAGGTGGTGCTCGGGCAGTTGCGTGGGGGTCCGGAACGCCTGCTGCACATCCTCGACCGGGACGCGACGCGCATGCAGGGGCGCGAGGTCAACACGCCCAGCTGCTCGGCCGCCGAAGCGCTGACCCGGCAGAGCCTGTTCATCAACCCGCACATTGCCCTGGAAGCGGCCGAACTCATCGGGAAGCTCATCCTGCACGGGGAGACGAAGCACGGTGCCGTGTTCGTGAACCTGACGGGCACGGTGCGCAATGTCGCGCTCGAGGTGCCCGAGACCAAGCCCAGTAAGAAGAAGAAGGAGCGTCCCTTGCTGCCCCTCCGGAAGCCTAGAACGCCCCGCGCCGCGCGCGCCCGCCCGGTGGGGGAATGA